A section of the Phaseolus vulgaris cultivar G19833 chromosome 8, P. vulgaris v2.0, whole genome shotgun sequence genome encodes:
- the LOC137824386 gene encoding rhamnogalacturonan I rhamnosyltransferase 1-like, producing MIPKAMVLRWPKEKDYCESDGIKMELKVLATERIEKHESFIIRPRIKVWMTRAITIVVLWTSLVQLIALGELLGPSLLKGMPHCFSTPAVEKDLAPAKVLLPPKRTYRNNGYLLVSCNGGLNQMRAAICDMVAIARHLNATLIVPELDKTSFWADSSDFKDIFDVDHFITSLRDEVRILKQLPPKVKIRVERGLSYSMPPISWSNISYYENQVLPLLLKHKVLHLNRTDARLANNGLPAEIQKLRCRVNFNALKFTSQIEELGRRVVKVLRQKGPFVALHLRYEMDMLAFSGCAHGCDKEEEEELTRMRYAYPGWKEKVINSELKRKDGICPLTPEETSLVLTALGIDHNVQIYIAAGEIYGGEKRMESLQGDFPNLVRKETLLEPSELMYFQNHSSQMAAVDYLVALESDIFIPTYDGNMAKVVEGHRRFLGFKKTVLLNRRVLVDLIDQYYNGLLSWDEFSTAVKEVHANRMGSPKRRVIIPEKPKEEDYFYANPQECLQLLDEPLKTS from the exons ATGATACCAAAAGCAATGGTGTTGAGATGGCCAAAAGAAAAAGACTACTGTGAAAGTGATGGGATAAAGATGGAGCTCAAAGTTTTGGCTACAGAGAGAATTGAGAAGCATGAGAGTTTCATTATAAGGCCTAGAATCAAGGTGTGGATGACTCGGGCCATTACAATTGTGGTACTTTGGACTAGTCTTGTTCAGCTGATTGCACTAGGGGAATTGTTGGGGCCAAGTTTGTTGAAGGGCATGCCTCATTGTTTCAGTACCCCAGCTGTAGAGAAGGATTTGGCTCCAGCCAAGGTTTTGCTCCCACCCAAAA GAACTTATAGGAATAACGGTTATCTTCTGGTTTCATGCAATGGAGGACTCAACCAAATGCGAGCAGCA ATATGTGACATGGTCGCCATTGCTAGACACTTAAATGCCACTCTCATAGTTCCAGAGCTGGACAAGACCTCTTTCTGGGCTGATTCAAG TGACTTCAAAGATATATTTGATGTGGATCATTTCATTACCTCCTTGAGAGATGAGGTTAGGATACTAAAGCAGCTACCACCTAAGGTCAAGATAAGAGTTGAAAGGGGACTATCCTACTCAATGCCACCCATTAGCTGGTCTAATATCTCATACTATGAAAACCAG GTCCTTCCTCTGCTGCTGAAACACAAGGTCCTTCACCTAAATAGAACAGATGCAAGACTTGCAAACAATGGACTACCTGCTGAGATTCAAAAGCTACGATGCAGAGTAAATTTCAATGCCCTGAAGTTTACTTCTCAGATAGAAGAACTTGGCAGAAGGGTAGTCAAGGTTTTGAGGCAAAAGGGACCTTTTGTTGCACTTCATCTTAGATATGAGATGGACATGTTGGCCTTCTCTGGTTGTGCTCATGGTTGTGACAAAGAAGAGGAGGAGGAACTAACACGAATGAG ATATGCATATCCTGGGTGGAAGGAGAAAGTTATTAATTCTGAGCTTAAGAGGAAAGATGGTATATGCCCTTTAACACCTGAAGAAACTTCCCTAGTGTTGACAGCACTTGGAATAGATCACAATGTTCAAATTTATATAGCTGCTGGAGAAATATATGGTGGAGAGAAAAGGATGGAAAGTTTACAAGGAGATTTTCCTAATCTG GTAAGGAAAGAAACTTTGCTGGAACCTTCAGAATTGATGTATTTCCAAAATCACTCCTCACAAATGGCTGCAGTGGATTATCTTGTTGCTTTAGAAAGTGATATATTTATTCCAACATATGACGGAAACATGGCTAAAGTTGTGGAAGGCCATCGCAG ATTTCTAGGATTCAAGAAAACTGTACTACTGAATAGAAGGGTTCTGGTAGACCTAATAGACCAATACTACAATGGGTTGTTGAGTTGGGATGAGTTTTCCACTGCTGTGAAAGAAGTTCATGCCAATCGTATGGGAAGTCCTAAAAGAAGAGTTATCATTCCTGAGAAGCCCAAAGAAGAAGACTACTTTTATGCCAACCCTCAGGAATGTTTGCAATTGCTAGATGAACCATTGAAAACCTCATAA